In Gilliamella sp. B3022, the sequence CTACGCACTTGATATTGATCATTTAGATGTTGATGACCAAACGACACCAGCATTAATTGGTTTTATGGTTAATTCGCATCTGATTTCTAAAGCAACTGTCACTTATCATTACTCACGATAAAATGGATTAGCTATTGGATAACAACTACCGAATTAATGAATCAGTTCGGCAGTTGTTATATTGTTGTACTTGAATTTTTGCGCGTGTGATGAACTATTTTTTCATTAATAACTGATGAATTTCCACAATATCCTCAGGAGTTGTTTGGCAACAACCACCGATTAATTTAGCGCCTAATTTGGTCCAGGCATCTAATTGATTGGCAAAGGTACAATTGTGATCATGGTTTTTATGCCATAGCTTGGTCGTTGGATCATACTGCTCGCCTGAATTAGGGTAAACGATTAACGGTTTACAGGTTAGTTGACTCAATACCTCTAAAGCAGGGGTGACTTTCTCCAGAGCAATGCAATTAATCCCAACACTGACAATTTGCTCAATACGATTTAAATAGTCAATAACTTGTATTAAGGGAGTACCGTCGCTGAGGTGTTGTTGATCTTTTAATGTTAATGAAAACCAGCAGCTAACCAATGGAAATTGTTGTAATAATTTTACTAACGCTTTGATTTCCAAAAATGATGGTAATGTTTCACAAGCTAAAATATCTACACCTGCGTCAATCAGTGCTGCAATGCGATCTTTGTGAAATCCAATAAATTCATCCTCATTGAGGTGATAATCGCCAGTATATTCGGAGCCATCTGCAAGATAAGCACCATAAGGACCCACTGAACCTGCAATTAAGAGAAATTTATTTAGTTTGATCTCATTGAGGTATTGTGTTCTGGCTTGTTTGGCTAATTTTACACTGGTTTTGATTAGCTCGATTGACTCCTCGATCCCAATTCCTTTTTTGGCAAATCCCATTGGTGTTGCTTGATAGCTCGCAGTTATGGCGCAATCAGCTCCAGCTTTGAAATAATCATAATGTACTTGTTGAATTAATTCTGGCTGTTCAATTAATATTTTGGCTGACCATAAACTGTCGTTAAGATCGCTACCTCGACGTTGCAGTTCGCTAGCTAATGCACCATCAATAATGATATAACCTTTTTGTTTTAAAAGAGTTGTTATAGAACTATTGTTTTTCATTATTTATGACTCTTGTTTTGATACGTTTGGGTAAAATGATGAGCAATAAAGCAGAAAATCACGAATGGAATACCACAATATAATGCTATACGTTGTTCAGGATCGAACGCTAATCCAATACAAGCAATTAGACACAGAATAAAGCCTAAAATTGGCACTACTGGATAAAATGGTGCTTTAAATTTAAGATTTTTTTGCTCTGATGCAGATAATTGCTTTCGATAGAAATAGTGCGAAGCACAAATACTTAACCATACGGCTACCACAGCAAATCCTGAAATTGCCGTTAAAGCAACAAATACAGTATCAGGTGCAATGATACTAGAAAACAGGGCTAACAATCCCCCTAACATACTGACAGCAATTGCAGTAGTTGGGATACCTTTATCAGTTAATTGAGCAAAGCATTTTGGTAATGTGCCTTGATTTGACAGGGACCAGAGCATGCGACCTGAAGCATAAAGTCCAGAATTTGCTGCTGATAAAATCGCAGTTAGAATGACAAAATTAAAGATATCGGCAGCATAAGCAATACCGATATTTTCAAAGACCATCACAAAGGGACTGGTTACAACACCTGCTTGATCCATGGGTAAAAGTGCGGCTAAAACAAAAATAGTGCCAACAAAAAATATGATCAAGCGTAGAATAGTGGTTTTTATGGCTAATGGAATCGATTTTTCAGGATTATGAGTTTCGCCAGCGGCGATCCCGATAAGTTCAGTTCCTGAGAATGCGAAGTTGACCGATACCATTGTCATAACTATTGGGATTATGCCATTAGGGAACCAACCGTGATCAGTAATATTGTGCAAAAATGGGGCTGGAATATCATTTTTCATTGGAATAAAGCCGAAGATCGCGGCAGTACCAGCAATAATAAATACGACAATGGTGATGACTTTAATTATTGAGAACCAAAATTCACTTTCAGCAAAAAACTGTGCTGTAACGATATTGAGTGCAAAAATCACTAAACAAAAAATTAAACACCAAATCCATACTGCAATATCAGGGAACCAGTATTGCATACACATGCCGGCAGCCGTTAGGCTTGAACCCAATGCAACTGTCCATGTCAGCCAATATAACCATGCAACAGTATAGCCTGTAGCTGGGCTGATAAAGCGCGAGGCATAGGTATGAAAGGCGCCTGTTTCGGGCATAGCAACAGCTAACTCACCGAGGCATAGCATGACCAAATACACCACTAGCGCACCAATTAAATAAGATATTATTGCACCAATTGCTCCCGCAGTAGCAATAATGTATCCAGTATTAAAAAACAACCCCGTACCAATTACGCCACCTAAAGATAGCATAATTAAATGTCGGGTTTTCATAGTGCGTTTGAATTGATTTTCATTTGAGGATAGAGAATGAGTATTCATAATTATATTATTTTGAGCTTTTAAGGTTAATATTCCGCCAGTATGGCTGACGGAAAAGACTATTTGAATTGTTATTTTTATTTATCAAAAATCATGAAAGAATTCTTTTTTCGACATGATTTCACCATTGACTTGAACTTCATCACTGTCTTTGGTTAAGCTCACGTCTGAAAAAAGACCTTCGGTTTGTCCATTATCGAAAACAAAAAATGGTACGTTACCCAAAAACATTTCAGCACTTAACTTAATATTTGATTTTACGTTATTAACTTGCTGTTCGGTAACCTCACTATTTTGAGGATGTTCGAATTGCGCATAAAATTGCGCCATAACATCAAATGGTGCTTCAACCTTTAATTTTAATGTATTTATTTTCTCATCAATATCATTTGAAAAATCACTTTCTTCATCAAATGTGTAATTAAAATTGTTGATATCAAGAACGAAATTTGCATTAATATCACCGGCAGAGTTATGCCAATTGAATTTATTTAGAGTGACATTGGTATTATTTGGCATATCCTCAGCTGTGTCTTGCAAATCTTCAAAAGAGTCCACATAAAATTGATTCAATAAATAGCGCTTGTCAAGACCTTTAAAGCTTAAGTCGAGTGAGCCATTACCTAAGTTTTGCTTGCCGTAGAGGATTGAAGCAACACTGGTAAATAATGATCCATCTATTGCGTAGTTTTGGGGATTCAATTCAACGTGTTGGTTTAGGACAAATTTATTCAATTCAATGCGATTAACTGCATCAGATGCGTCTTGACCAGTAGATATAATAAGTCGATGAATTTCACTTTGGTCACTAACCTGATAATCTTTATAGTTAATTTTTCCTTTAGAGGTGAGATCATCAAAATCGATGTTGGTATTAGAACCAAATTCAATATTTTTCATATTTAAACTGCTCATTTTCATCTCATAGTTAACAGAAGCAGTATTTTGTTCAGGTTTAAATGACACATTTAAATCGTTAAAAGAAATAATGTTATTTTGATCTATTACCCAATTAAGTTTATCAAATGATGCTTTTATCGATAGATCAGAGTCATTATTTTTATCAATTACAAGATTTCCCTTACCCAGTTCAATTGCATCTTGATCCTCAATAAGATCAAAGTCTGAATCGGTTAACTTAATACCTTCAGTTTCTAATTTGACAGTAAGATAATTGCTATAACTCAGACCAGCGTGACCAGAAATAAAAGATTGATTACCCGCTAACTTCCAAAGGGTCGGATTCGTTTTATCGGTTATCGCAAATTCTAACCAGGCTATTTGTGGGATGAAATAGCCATTAGCAAGTGCGGCTAAAGGGAATGGACCATGATGAATCGTGGCCTCATCATCGTATAACACTATTACTGAGGCATCATCATTATCAATTTGTTTTTTTTGTGTCAAGGTGACTTTTAGATGTGTTTTGGTCGAAAATATTCCTTTTTTATCATTACTGTGAGAAATATTTAGATTGTAAATTTGTTGGCTGGTGTTAACCTGCTGGGTAAACTCAGCTAAGTTAGTATCGAGGTTTTCTTCGATTAAATTTCCGGTATAAATTGAAGTGCCAATATATCCAAATGCTAATATTGCAATAACTCCTGTCGCTACTATACTTTTTTTCATCATCATTCTCTTTTTATATTTTATCCGCTATAACTCTTGGTGGTTAGAAAAATCAGCCAACAAATTTTTAATATACTCAATACGATCACTTCTTTGTAAATGTGAGCTCAGTAATTTTAATCGATTTGTGCCCTCAAGGCGATAATTTTTTGGTGATTTTTGAATCATTTCAATTAAATAATCGACAGAAATTTTATTGTTTTTGCCAAATTCGATAAAACCGCCTTTTTCACCAAATTCAATTTTAGTAATTCCTAATTGGTTTGCCTGATAACGAATTTTAGTTGTTTCTAATAAAAAGAGTACAGCATCGGGTAGTTTACCAAATCGATCCCGCATTTCGATTTTTATATCGGTTAATTCCTCAATTGCTTCAATACTAGCAATACGTTTATACAATGACAGACGAGTATTCACATCAGGAATAAAATCGTCAGGAATCAAAGTTGGCAAACGTAATTCAACTTCGGTTTGCTGATTATTAAGGAGCGATTCAAGCGTGGGTTCTTTACCTTCTTTGAGTGATTTAACCGCATCATCGAGCAATTCAATATAAAGATTAAAACCAATTGTTTCAATTTGACCGCTTTGATCGCTACCCAATAATTCACCTGCGCCTCGTATTTCAAGATCATGTGTTGCTAAAGCAAACCCTGCACCTAAATCTTCCAGTGATGCAATTGCCTCTAAACGCTTTTTAGCATCTTTACTGAGCAGTTTAGGATGCGGTGTTAATAAATAGGCATAAGCTTGATGATAAGAACGACCAACCCGACCTCGCAACTGATGTAATTGAGCTAACCCAAATTTATCGGCTCGTTCAATAATGATCGTATTTGCATTCGGGATATCGATCCCAGTTTCGACAATTGTAGTACAAACGAGTATATTAAATCGTTGATGATGAAAATCATTCATGACGCGTTCCAAATCACGTTCATGCATCTGACCATGACCAATAGCAATGCGTGCTTCAGGAACCAATTCAGCGAGTTTTTCACTCACTATTTCAATGTCTGAGACATCATTATGTAAGTAGTAAATCTGACCACCACGTAAGATTTCACGTAATATTGCTTCACGAATAACCAGATCATCGTACTCACGTACAAACGTTTTAACTGCAAGACGCCGAGCAGGTGGTGTAGCAATAATAGAAAGATCACGCATGCCGCTCATTGCCATATTTAGGGTGCGTGGTATTGGTGTGGCGGTTAGGGTTAAAATATCAATATTGGCACGCATTGCTTTAATTCGTTCTTTTTGACGAACACCAAAGCGATGTTCTTCATCAACAATTAATAAGCCAAGATCTTTCCATTTTATGTCTTCTTGTAATAATTTATGAGTACCTATTACGATATCCACTTTACCTTCACCCAAAGCTTGAATAATAGCTTGTTGCTGTTTAGCTGTTTTAAATCGTGACAAGCTTTCAATTCGTATTGGCCAATTCGCAAAGCGATCACAAAAGTTTTCATAATGTTGCTCGGCAAGTAGAGTAGTAGGAACTAAAACCGCAGTTTGTTTATGATTTATCACAGCCAAAAAAGCGGCTCGAATAGCGACTTCAGTTTTACCAAAGCCAACATCACCACAAACCAATCTGTCCATTGCATAAGGTGAACACATATCGCCAATTACCGCACCAATAGCGTTTTGTTGATCCTCCGTTTCTTGATACGGAAAAGCTTCGCAAAATAATTCGTACTGTTCTCGATCTTGCTTAAATTCAAAACCTGGTTTACTTTCTCGCTCAGCATAAATATCAAGTAATTCGGCTGCAACATCTCGAACCTTTTCAGCAGCTTTTTGTCTGGCTTTACTCCATGCATCAGTACCAAGTTTATTCAGAGGAGCATTTTCTTCATCCCCGCCTGAGTAACGACTGATTAAATTCAAGGATGACACTGGCACATAAAGCTTTGTATCATTTGCGTAAAGTAAAATCAAATACTCTGCATTAATGCCACCGGTTTCAAGAGTGGTCAGACCAGCATATCGTCCTACTCCATGCTCTAAATGCACCACAGGTTTGCCAGGAGTTAATTCAGCTAAACTACGAATCAGCGTATCAGTATTGATAGCTTGCTTATTTTCTTTTTTGCGGCGAACAATCCGGCGACCCAGTAATTCATTTTCAGTAATAAAAGCAAAATTATCGGATTGATTAATAAAACCTTGCTCACTTGCACCTAAAATTATACAAAAGCGATCATTAACGTGATGGATTTCATCCAGTTGGTTAATCGTTATTGGATGAATACGAATGCGACCTAAAATTTCTTGTAATGCTTCTTTGCGACCTTCTGATTCGACCGAAAAGACGATTTTACCTGTATAACGTTCAATAAATTGATGGAATTGCAAGTAAGGATCTTTTTGTTGAATTGCAATCGCAAGATCAGGCAAATTCGAATAAGGCATATTGACATTTTTATTCGATTCGCTGATGAGTTCATGCGATACAACCAATCTCGGATATTTTTTAAAATCGGCAAAGATTTCGTCGGTTTTTGACCAAATGATTACAGGTTCCAATAATGGTCGCATTGGATCAACCTTACGATTATCGTAGCGTTGGTTGATATCTTGCCAAAATTTATTGGCATGAGACTCAATATTTACGGTGTTAAGAATGAGTGTGTTAGTCGAAAAATAGGTAAACAGCGGAGTTAATGGCTCATTAAAAAATAAGGCCTGCCAATATTCTATACCAGTGGGTAAAATATTTTTGCTGACTTGTTGATAGATACTTTCTGGCTCTAATCTGACCGGAAATTTTTCACGCCATTGGCTTCTAAAAAGCTCAATAGCGGTTTTATCAAATGGAAATTCATGCGCAGGCAATAACTGTATTTCAACTATTTCATCAATTGTACGTTGAGATTCAACATCAAAAGTGCGAATGCTATCTATTTCGTCATCAAAAAAATCAATACGATAAGGTCTATCACTGCCCATTGGATAAATATCAAACAAAGCACCTCGAGTGGTATATTCGCCATGTTCCATTACTTGACTGACAGAACGATAACCTGCATTTTCAAGTTGTAAACGTAACTTTTCGCGGCTAATTTGCAGACCTTTTTTCATCATAAACACATGCCCACCCAAATAGCTTTGTGGGCAGACTTTTTGCATTAAGGTGTTTATGGGTAAAATCAAAGCTCCTTTAGTCAAATTTCTTAAATGATAAAGGCAAGATAGACGTTCAGAAACAATATCTTGATGCGGTGAAAAACTATCATATGGCAGTGTCTCCCAATCAGGAAAAAAGATAGCAGGATAGGGTGAAAATTGTTTTAGTTCTTCATGGATACGCGTTGTTTGTTGCATATCATCTGTAATAATCACCACTAAGCCATCGTGCGCATCCATTGCTTGAGCGCAAAATTGGGATAGGGACGATCCAATTAACTGCCCAATTTGTTTTACTTCACCTGATTTTTTAGGAATTACTGTTGAAATATTAAGAGTTTTAGACATGTTGATTTTACATGGTTTTGCTAAATAATTAGTGGTAGATTATAAC encodes:
- the mmuM gene encoding homocysteine S-methyltransferase, giving the protein MKNNSSITTLLKQKGYIIIDGALASELQRRGSDLNDSLWSAKILIEQPELIQQVHYDYFKAGADCAITASYQATPMGFAKKGIGIEESIELIKTSVKLAKQARTQYLNEIKLNKFLLIAGSVGPYGAYLADGSEYTGDYHLNEDEFIGFHKDRIAALIDAGVDILACETLPSFLEIKALVKLLQQFPLVSCWFSLTLKDQQHLSDGTPLIQVIDYLNRIEQIVSVGINCIALEKVTPALEVLSQLTCKPLIVYPNSGEQYDPTTKLWHKNHDHNCTFANQLDAWTKLGAKLIGGCCQTTPEDIVEIHQLLMKK
- the mmuP gene encoding S-methylmethionine permease, which produces MNTHSLSSNENQFKRTMKTRHLIMLSLGGVIGTGLFFNTGYIIATAGAIGAIISYLIGALVVYLVMLCLGELAVAMPETGAFHTYASRFISPATGYTVAWLYWLTWTVALGSSLTAAGMCMQYWFPDIAVWIWCLIFCLVIFALNIVTAQFFAESEFWFSIIKVITIVVFIIAGTAAIFGFIPMKNDIPAPFLHNITDHGWFPNGIIPIVMTMVSVNFAFSGTELIGIAAGETHNPEKSIPLAIKTTILRLIIFFVGTIFVLAALLPMDQAGVVTSPFVMVFENIGIAYAADIFNFVILTAILSAANSGLYASGRMLWSLSNQGTLPKCFAQLTDKGIPTTAIAVSMLGGLLALFSSIIAPDTVFVALTAISGFAVVAVWLSICASHYFYRKQLSASEQKNLKFKAPFYPVVPILGFILCLIACIGLAFDPEQRIALYCGIPFVIFCFIAHHFTQTYQNKSHK
- a CDS encoding DUF945 family protein; protein product: MKKSIVATGVIAILAFGYIGTSIYTGNLIEENLDTNLAEFTQQVNTSQQIYNLNISHSNDKKGIFSTKTHLKVTLTQKKQIDNDDASVIVLYDDEATIHHGPFPLAALANGYFIPQIAWLEFAITDKTNPTLWKLAGNQSFISGHAGLSYSNYLTVKLETEGIKLTDSDFDLIEDQDAIELGKGNLVIDKNNDSDLSIKASFDKLNWVIDQNNIISFNDLNVSFKPEQNTASVNYEMKMSSLNMKNIEFGSNTNIDFDDLTSKGKINYKDYQVSDQSEIHRLIISTGQDASDAVNRIELNKFVLNQHVELNPQNYAIDGSLFTSVASILYGKQNLGNGSLDLSFKGLDKRYLLNQFYVDSFEDLQDTAEDMPNNTNVTLNKFNWHNSAGDINANFVLDINNFNYTFDEESDFSNDIDEKINTLKLKVEAPFDVMAQFYAQFEHPQNSEVTEQQVNNVKSNIKLSAEMFLGNVPFFVFDNGQTEGLFSDVSLTKDSDEVQVNGEIMSKKEFFHDF
- the mfd gene encoding transcription-repair coupling factor encodes the protein MSKTLNISTVIPKKSGEVKQIGQLIGSSLSQFCAQAMDAHDGLVVIITDDMQQTTRIHEELKQFSPYPAIFFPDWETLPYDSFSPHQDIVSERLSCLYHLRNLTKGALILPINTLMQKVCPQSYLGGHVFMMKKGLQISREKLRLQLENAGYRSVSQVMEHGEYTTRGALFDIYPMGSDRPYRIDFFDDEIDSIRTFDVESQRTIDEIVEIQLLPAHEFPFDKTAIELFRSQWREKFPVRLEPESIYQQVSKNILPTGIEYWQALFFNEPLTPLFTYFSTNTLILNTVNIESHANKFWQDINQRYDNRKVDPMRPLLEPVIIWSKTDEIFADFKKYPRLVVSHELISESNKNVNMPYSNLPDLAIAIQQKDPYLQFHQFIERYTGKIVFSVESEGRKEALQEILGRIRIHPITINQLDEIHHVNDRFCIILGASEQGFINQSDNFAFITENELLGRRIVRRKKENKQAINTDTLIRSLAELTPGKPVVHLEHGVGRYAGLTTLETGGINAEYLILLYANDTKLYVPVSSLNLISRYSGGDEENAPLNKLGTDAWSKARQKAAEKVRDVAAELLDIYAERESKPGFEFKQDREQYELFCEAFPYQETEDQQNAIGAVIGDMCSPYAMDRLVCGDVGFGKTEVAIRAAFLAVINHKQTAVLVPTTLLAEQHYENFCDRFANWPIRIESLSRFKTAKQQQAIIQALGEGKVDIVIGTHKLLQEDIKWKDLGLLIVDEEHRFGVRQKERIKAMRANIDILTLTATPIPRTLNMAMSGMRDLSIIATPPARRLAVKTFVREYDDLVIREAILREILRGGQIYYLHNDVSDIEIVSEKLAELVPEARIAIGHGQMHERDLERVMNDFHHQRFNILVCTTIVETGIDIPNANTIIIERADKFGLAQLHQLRGRVGRSYHQAYAYLLTPHPKLLSKDAKKRLEAIASLEDLGAGFALATHDLEIRGAGELLGSDQSGQIETIGFNLYIELLDDAVKSLKEGKEPTLESLLNNQQTEVELRLPTLIPDDFIPDVNTRLSLYKRIASIEAIEELTDIKIEMRDRFGKLPDAVLFLLETTKIRYQANQLGITKIEFGEKGGFIEFGKNNKISVDYLIEMIQKSPKNYRLEGTNRLKLLSSHLQRSDRIEYIKNLLADFSNHQEL